In Patagioenas fasciata isolate bPatFas1 chromosome 2, bPatFas1.hap1, whole genome shotgun sequence, a single window of DNA contains:
- the ELOC gene encoding elongin-C: MDGEEKTYGGCEGPDAMYVKLISSDGHEFIVKREHALTSGTIKAMLSGPGQFAENETNEVNFREIPSHVLSKVCMYFTYKVRYTNSSTEIPEFPIAPEIALELLMAANFLDC, encoded by the exons ATGG ATGGAGAAGAGAAAACATACGGTGGCTGTGAGGGCCCAGATGCTATGTATGTGAAGTTAATATCCTCCGATGGCCATGAGTTCATTGTAAAAAGAGAGCATGCATTAACATCAGGAACAATAAAAGCTATGTTGAGTGGACCAG gacagtttgcagaaaatgaaacaaatgagGTGAATTTTAGAGAGATTCCATCCCATGTCCTATCCAAAGTATGCATGTATTTCACCTACAAGGTCCGCTATACTAACAGCTCTACGGAGATTCCTGAATTCCCAATTGCACCCGAAATTGCACTGGAACTTCTGATGGCTGCAAACTTCTTAGattgttaa